The Nitrospira sp. genome has a window encoding:
- a CDS encoding DUF3473 domain-containing protein — MALGQEHQERTGRHVLSFDVEEHFQVSAFWSDARRQQWDRLESRVESNTLRLLEILAQTGTKATFFVLGWVAERHPELVKVLAKHGHEIASHGYGHELVTHQTEGEFREDIRRSKHILEDLSGKSVFGYRAPSFSITDRTPWAFAILAEEGYLYDSSIYARLQRSERVMSESSVREIITTGGNIFEVALSTANLWGIQLPIAGGGYFRLLPYSASRMFLKQFEKTGNQFVVYLHPWEIDPDQPRMDGPLVSQVRHYLNLKRTERRLQSLLRDFSFASVVDTIQPIREMVRMRAQGHQAHCAASS; from the coding sequence ATGGCTCTCGGCCAGGAACATCAGGAGAGGACGGGACGGCATGTACTCTCGTTTGACGTCGAAGAACATTTTCAAGTATCGGCCTTTTGGTCCGATGCGAGAAGACAACAGTGGGACCGACTGGAAAGTCGTGTGGAGTCTAATACACTCCGGCTCCTGGAGATCCTGGCACAGACCGGAACAAAGGCTACATTTTTTGTGCTGGGATGGGTGGCGGAGCGCCATCCGGAGTTGGTCAAAGTGTTGGCGAAACATGGGCATGAAATTGCCTCGCATGGTTACGGACATGAGTTAGTGACTCATCAGACGGAAGGTGAGTTCCGGGAGGACATCAGGCGATCAAAGCACATTTTGGAAGACTTGTCGGGCAAGAGCGTATTCGGCTATCGTGCTCCAAGTTTCTCGATTACTGATCGGACTCCGTGGGCGTTCGCAATTCTAGCGGAAGAGGGCTATCTCTACGACTCTAGTATCTATGCACGACTCCAACGTTCGGAAAGAGTCATGAGCGAGTCCAGTGTGCGCGAGATTATAACGACAGGGGGAAACATTTTTGAAGTTGCCTTGTCTACGGCAAATCTATGGGGGATTCAGCTCCCTATTGCTGGGGGAGGGTATTTTCGCCTCCTCCCCTATTCAGCGTCGAGAATGTTTTTGAAGCAGTTTGAGAAAACAGGCAATCAATTTGTCGTGTATCTTCATCCTTGGGAGATTGACCCGGATCAGCCTCGAATGGACGGGCCTCTGGTTTCACAAGTCCGCCACTATTTGAACCTCAAGAGAACGGAGAGGCGGCTCCAATCTCTCTTGCGCGATTTTTCTTTTGCCTCCGTCGTAGACACCATTCAGCCAATCCGCGAGATGGTCCGGATGCGGGCACAAGGCCACCAAGCTCACTGCGCAGCATCTTCATGA
- a CDS encoding glycosyltransferase family 2 protein, translating to MYLEVGFWMCVGLVAYIYVGYPICVFLLSTVYRHRSHRSPLEPTVTVVISAYNEESEIETTVMNKLNQDYPSDRLRVLVVSDGSADRTDEIVKTLTKDHTHRVMLLRQEPRQGKTQALNMAVQHLSSDIVVFADANSIYAPDAIRALVRNFSDPSVGYVTGQMLYGNPGMTGIAEGSGSYMSYENTLRMWESKIGSIVGVDGGIDAIRRQCYVQMKADQLPDFVLPLSVVEQGRRVIYEPNAVLYEPALSDAVNEFRMRVRVSLRAMWALYDKRSLLNPLRYPLYAWQLVSHKVFRYGAFLPLMGLLMFNMMIVGRHSLYVWFLGLQVIAYTVAIVGHFLRNTSWGVAKMLIPYYFVILNMACALSFWKFLRGQKIVLWSPRLGA from the coding sequence ATGTATCTAGAAGTAGGATTCTGGATGTGCGTCGGACTAGTCGCATACATCTATGTCGGCTATCCCATTTGTGTGTTCCTGCTGTCCACGGTCTATAGACATCGTTCTCACAGATCTCCTTTGGAGCCGACAGTGACGGTCGTCATTTCCGCTTACAATGAAGAGTCTGAGATAGAAACGACCGTGATGAACAAGTTGAATCAGGATTACCCATCGGACAGACTCAGGGTTCTCGTGGTCTCCGATGGATCTGCTGATCGTACGGATGAGATTGTTAAAACTCTCACGAAGGATCACACGCATAGGGTGATGCTTCTTCGGCAGGAACCTCGGCAAGGCAAGACCCAAGCGTTGAATATGGCGGTCCAGCATCTGTCGTCCGATATCGTCGTATTTGCAGATGCCAATTCTATCTATGCGCCTGATGCGATTCGTGCGCTCGTTCGCAATTTTTCTGATCCCTCGGTTGGATACGTGACTGGTCAGATGCTCTACGGGAATCCAGGAATGACAGGGATTGCTGAAGGGTCTGGTTCATATATGTCCTATGAAAATACGTTGCGGATGTGGGAATCCAAGATAGGATCAATTGTTGGTGTTGATGGTGGAATCGATGCAATTCGTCGGCAGTGTTACGTTCAGATGAAAGCTGACCAACTACCAGACTTTGTTCTTCCGCTTAGTGTGGTTGAGCAAGGAAGAAGAGTCATCTATGAGCCAAACGCCGTTCTTTATGAACCGGCTCTTTCTGATGCGGTTAATGAATTTCGAATGCGCGTACGGGTATCTCTTCGCGCTATGTGGGCGTTGTATGACAAAAGAAGCCTGCTGAATCCTCTTAGGTATCCATTGTACGCATGGCAATTGGTCTCTCATAAGGTCTTTAGGTACGGCGCGTTCCTCCCTCTTATGGGATTGCTCATGTTTAACATGATGATAGTGGGTCGACATTCACTCTATGTTTGGTTTTTGGGATTGCAGGTTATTGCCTATACCGTTGCTATTGTTGGACACTTCCTGCGGAACACGTCATGGGGAGTAGCGAAAATGCTAATCCCATATTATTTCGTAATTCTGAATATGGCCTGCGCGTTATCTTTTTGGAAGTTTCTTCGAGGACAGAAGATAGTTCTTTGGTCTCCAAGGCTAGGGGCCTAA
- a CDS encoding SDR family oxidoreductase, giving the protein MDINGKKVLVTGSDGFIGSHLTEELVRRGLKVRAFVNYNSFNSWGWLDHSEPELLSSLEVFAGDIRDPHGVKQAMKGCDLVLHLAALIAIPFSYHSPDTYIDTNVKGTLNVLQAARELGVQRVIHTSTSEVYGTARFVPITEEHPLQGQSPYSASKIAADQMAMSFYYSFNTPVTIIRPFNTYGPRQSARAFIPTVITQIASGTRVLRLGALHPTRDLNYVADTVAGFIAAIDCEHSVGEVINLGSNFEISVGETANMIAEIMGVDVTIAIDEQRLRPSKSEVERLWADITKARKLLNHAPEYAGKEGLRKGLTRTINWFTHSAHLKQYKASIYNI; this is encoded by the coding sequence ATGGACATAAATGGCAAAAAGGTTCTTGTGACCGGATCTGATGGATTCATTGGTTCACACCTAACAGAGGAGCTTGTCCGTCGGGGACTCAAGGTTCGAGCATTTGTGAATTATAACTCTTTTAACTCGTGGGGATGGCTTGATCACTCCGAACCAGAGTTGCTAAGCAGCCTGGAAGTGTTTGCAGGGGACATACGCGACCCTCATGGTGTTAAGCAGGCGATGAAGGGATGTGACCTGGTTCTCCATCTCGCCGCTCTTATCGCGATTCCGTTTTCCTATCATTCGCCGGATACCTACATAGATACGAATGTAAAGGGGACATTGAATGTCCTCCAGGCTGCACGGGAGCTTGGGGTTCAACGGGTGATTCATACATCAACAAGTGAGGTATATGGCACCGCGCGCTTTGTACCGATTACAGAGGAACATCCATTGCAAGGTCAGTCACCATATTCTGCCTCAAAGATCGCGGCAGACCAGATGGCGATGTCGTTTTATTATTCGTTCAACACCCCTGTTACTATCATTCGCCCTTTCAATACGTATGGTCCGAGACAGTCAGCTCGAGCGTTCATTCCTACGGTAATCACGCAGATCGCTTCAGGAACTCGTGTCCTGAGGCTTGGGGCGTTACATCCAACTCGAGATCTCAACTATGTCGCTGATACGGTAGCGGGCTTTATTGCAGCCATTGATTGCGAGCACTCCGTGGGGGAAGTGATTAATCTTGGCAGCAATTTCGAAATCTCGGTTGGGGAAACTGCCAACATGATTGCGGAGATTATGGGTGTAGACGTAACAATTGCCATAGATGAACAGCGCCTGAGGCCCAGCAAGAGCGAGGTGGAAAGACTTTGGGCTGATATCACGAAGGCAAGGAAGCTTCTGAACCATGCTCCTGAATATGCCGGAAAAGAAGGCCTGAGAAAGGGTCTTACTCGGACAATCAACTGGTTCACTCATTCAGCACATCTCAAGCAGTATAAGGCAAGCATTTACAACATTTAG
- a CDS encoding LegC family aminotransferase, with protein MIPLSVPSLKGNELKYVKECLDTEWVSSAGTYVERFESNLASFVHAPNAVACVNGTAALQVALVILGVRPGEEVLVPTLTFIATINAVRYVGAEPVFMDCDDFYNVDVDKTLEFLAKETEFRNGNTYNRTTGRRIAAIIPVHVFGNAVMLHRFIDPCHERNIRIVEDATESLGTYYLNSELQGRYTGTVGDIGCFSFNGNKIITTGGGGMLVTSSAEYAEKARYLTTQAKDDEVRYVHNEVGFNFRLTNIQAAIGVAQLECLQDFLEAKRRIYATYKDKVCAIEGVSVADVPAYAKNNHWMVAVQLDTRRYGKNREELMAFLKEQDIQTRPVWHLNHLQVPYRTCQSYRIEKAITLHEKTLCVPCSVNLTEGDIDCVISNLRHG; from the coding sequence ATGATTCCACTGTCAGTCCCATCTCTGAAGGGAAATGAATTGAAGTATGTCAAAGAATGTTTAGATACAGAATGGGTTTCATCGGCGGGAACGTATGTGGAGCGTTTTGAATCTAACCTTGCATCATTTGTACACGCGCCAAACGCAGTTGCCTGTGTAAATGGAACAGCAGCGCTCCAGGTCGCGCTCGTGATCCTAGGTGTTCGACCTGGTGAAGAAGTTCTCGTCCCGACTCTTACATTCATTGCCACCATCAATGCTGTCCGGTATGTGGGGGCTGAACCAGTCTTTATGGACTGTGATGATTTCTACAATGTTGACGTTGATAAGACTCTGGAGTTCTTGGCCAAGGAGACGGAGTTCCGAAATGGGAATACGTACAACAGGACAACAGGGAGAAGAATTGCTGCCATAATACCCGTTCACGTGTTCGGCAATGCCGTCATGCTTCATAGATTTATTGATCCTTGCCATGAGCGTAACATTCGCATTGTGGAGGATGCGACGGAGAGTCTGGGTACCTATTATCTTAATTCGGAGCTGCAAGGTCGGTATACGGGCACGGTAGGTGATATCGGTTGTTTTTCATTTAACGGCAATAAAATTATTACGACCGGTGGCGGCGGAATGCTTGTGACGAGTAGTGCCGAGTATGCAGAAAAAGCGCGATATCTCACCACGCAAGCCAAGGATGATGAAGTTAGATACGTGCACAATGAAGTAGGGTTTAATTTTAGATTGACCAATATTCAGGCAGCAATCGGCGTCGCGCAGCTGGAATGTTTGCAGGACTTTCTTGAGGCAAAACGCAGAATCTACGCCACATATAAAGACAAAGTGTGTGCGATCGAAGGGGTGTCAGTTGCAGATGTTCCGGCCTACGCAAAGAACAATCACTGGATGGTGGCGGTACAGCTTGATACCAGGCGTTACGGGAAGAATCGCGAAGAGCTCATGGCATTTTTGAAGGAGCAAGACATTCAAACAAGACCTGTATGGCATCTTAACCACCTGCAGGTCCCGTACCGCACATGCCAGAGCTATCGGATAGAGAAGGCGATAACACTGCATGAAAAGACATTGTGTGTTCCATGCAGCGTGAATCTTACGGAAGGCGATATCGATTGTGTGATAAGCAATCTCCGCCATGGATAA
- a CDS encoding acetyltransferase — protein sequence MDKIVVIGGGGHAKVVICVLKKLGYAIEGYTDNHDRGIILGIPRLGSDSSLSGLIERNQCLAAVVSIGKVDTSDTRLSLQRRFAKLGFAFPVIHSPHAVVNEEVTIRAGAVVLDGAIVNSGSTIGEACILNTGCIIDHDCVIGSNVHIAPGVTLSGGVSIGDNCTIGTGTRIIQSVKVCEGCLIGAGSTVVEDISVAGTYVGSPARMIR from the coding sequence ATGGATAAGATCGTAGTCATCGGTGGTGGAGGACACGCAAAAGTGGTGATCTGCGTGCTCAAGAAATTGGGTTATGCCATAGAAGGGTATACGGACAACCATGATCGAGGGATCATTCTGGGCATTCCTCGTTTGGGAAGCGATTCAAGTTTGAGTGGACTGATTGAAAGGAACCAGTGTTTAGCCGCGGTCGTTAGTATCGGGAAGGTCGACACGTCTGATACACGACTCTCGTTGCAACGACGGTTTGCCAAACTTGGGTTTGCGTTCCCGGTGATTCATTCTCCTCATGCGGTTGTTAATGAGGAGGTAACCATAAGGGCAGGTGCTGTCGTACTGGATGGAGCGATTGTGAATTCTGGTTCGACCATTGGTGAGGCCTGTATCCTCAATACAGGGTGCATCATCGATCACGATTGCGTCATCGGTTCGAATGTCCACATCGCCCCAGGAGTTACTCTGAGTGGAGGCGTATCGATAGGCGATAATTGCACGATTGGAACCGGAACACGCATCATCCAATCCGTCAAGGTCTGTGAAGGATGCCTGATTGGTGCGGGCTCGACGGTGGTCGAGGATATATCTGTGGCAGGGACGTACGTAGGAAGCCCAGCAAGAATGATCCGATGA
- the pseF gene encoding pseudaminic acid cytidylyltransferase, giving the protein MHTDTCLAVIPARGGSKRIPQKNIRLLGGKPLLAYAIQAALDSNLFREVIVSTDNEAIAAIATQLGAHVPFLRDANLADDVTPVSAVTADMLDKIDLLGQQYRYVCQLMPNCPLRTTSDIVDSHHQFLETGAKAQISVVRYGWQNPWWAMEMNEHQILAPVFKDFMTSRSQDLPALYCPTGAVWWIKADVLRKERSFHVPGKTGWEMPWQKGLDIDTEDDWALAEALLHLGFGKFCDAPV; this is encoded by the coding sequence ATGCACACTGATACCTGCCTTGCGGTTATTCCGGCACGAGGCGGTTCAAAGCGGATTCCTCAAAAGAACATTCGTCTCTTGGGTGGCAAGCCGCTTTTGGCGTATGCCATTCAGGCCGCCCTGGACTCTAATCTCTTTAGGGAAGTCATTGTCAGCACTGATAATGAGGCAATCGCGGCTATCGCTACACAACTGGGCGCACACGTTCCATTTTTACGGGATGCAAACCTGGCAGACGACGTAACGCCTGTTTCAGCGGTCACAGCCGATATGTTGGACAAAATAGATTTGTTGGGTCAGCAGTATCGGTATGTTTGCCAATTGATGCCGAACTGTCCGCTACGCACCACGTCCGATATTGTCGATAGCCATCACCAATTTCTTGAGACAGGTGCAAAGGCCCAAATTTCGGTTGTTCGCTATGGATGGCAAAACCCGTGGTGGGCGATGGAAATGAACGAACATCAAATCCTGGCGCCTGTCTTCAAGGACTTCATGACCTCGCGAAGCCAGGATCTGCCGGCATTGTATTGTCCAACTGGCGCAGTGTGGTGGATCAAGGCCGACGTGTTGAGAAAAGAGAGAAGTTTTCACGTGCCGGGTAAGACCGGATGGGAAATGCCTTGGCAAAAAGGTTTGGATATTGATACTGAGGACGATTGGGCGTTGGCTGAGGCGCTATTACATCTCGGTTTCGGCAAGTTCTGTGACGCACCAGTCTAG
- a CDS encoding N-acetylneuraminate synthase family protein, with amino-acid sequence MKVVKLGKSEVGRDCPPYIIAEIGSNHNGDMKLCRKLIDAAATAGADAVKFQSWSDKSLIAKEEYENNSSYSDKKRHFGSLQEMVTAYQLTPEQHVEAREYCLNNGVVFCSTPFSKSEADLLEKLEVPFFKIASMDIVNLPLLSYVAGKGRPVVISTGMATMGEIEKAVETVVKEGNDQIILLHCIAIYPPEYASIHLRNIETLRKSFDVPVGFSDHSLGTAIPLAAIALGACVIEKHFTLDQKMEGWDHAISADPEQLKVIVDEGQNVFAALGSSRRIVTQAELEKRKKFRRSLVASRGLPKGHVLTMLDLDAKRPGTGIAPDELQYVLGRKTTQDLEEDQVIHWEYLTY; translated from the coding sequence ATGAAGGTTGTAAAACTTGGAAAAAGTGAGGTTGGACGAGATTGTCCTCCCTACATCATTGCTGAAATAGGATCCAATCATAATGGCGACATGAAGCTCTGTCGCAAACTAATCGATGCCGCGGCGACCGCCGGTGCTGATGCGGTGAAGTTTCAATCATGGTCGGATAAGTCTCTCATCGCAAAAGAAGAGTATGAAAACAATTCAAGCTACTCTGATAAGAAGCGTCACTTTGGATCCTTGCAAGAGATGGTAACAGCGTACCAACTTACCCCGGAACAACATGTGGAAGCCCGTGAGTACTGCCTCAACAATGGTGTTGTGTTCTGCTCCACTCCATTTTCAAAGTCAGAAGCTGATCTGCTTGAAAAACTGGAGGTTCCTTTCTTCAAGATTGCCTCAATGGACATCGTCAATTTACCACTCTTGTCATATGTGGCCGGCAAAGGTCGCCCCGTCGTTATTTCTACGGGGATGGCCACGATGGGGGAAATTGAAAAGGCTGTGGAAACAGTCGTTAAAGAAGGTAACGATCAGATTATCCTTCTTCATTGCATCGCAATCTATCCTCCGGAATACGCTTCGATACACCTGAGAAATATTGAAACCCTACGGAAATCCTTCGATGTACCGGTCGGTTTTAGCGATCACTCCTTAGGCACTGCAATCCCCTTGGCCGCTATTGCGTTGGGTGCGTGTGTTATTGAAAAGCATTTCACGCTCGATCAGAAAATGGAGGGATGGGATCACGCGATCTCTGCCGATCCAGAGCAACTGAAGGTGATTGTTGATGAGGGGCAGAACGTGTTCGCGGCGTTAGGCAGTAGCCGTCGGATAGTTACTCAAGCAGAACTTGAAAAACGAAAGAAGTTCCGAAGAAGTCTTGTAGCCTCGCGCGGCCTTCCAAAGGGGCATGTGCTCACCATGTTGGATCTTGATGCCAAGCGCCCAGGCACTGGGATTGCCCCTGACGAATTGCAGTACGTATTGGGACGCAAGACCACACAGGATCTAGAAGAAGACCAGGTCATTCACTGGGAGTACCTGACATACTGA